Proteins encoded together in one Porites lutea chromosome 2, jaPorLute2.1, whole genome shotgun sequence window:
- the LOC140924877 gene encoding uncharacterized protein: protein MESTDQEIPFKKRKISSSSTADSGATNTEITSSDVTFVQLDSCILDRIKQEPIDCDEEPNLSPVFFQQQVDENSISEMPCKHATNEAHVVKVTKQGDTGIASQATANELLSKEPQVESGQDNINQTLNCSSDKPSEVAVTGVRRSSRQRFPARRLSTGREKTEPNNQQKQSITARMHPGSISVKNASYHGASNSTNSRSLRPSTDKHEKAVRKTHESQTSSVQIISERMQAFRDVDRQGSSNANAQDLPDLAPKRKDIEDTRTRLVIRDSNDVFRRRFRKALKDLVAKRMLKFQQTSMYNETVSALKKKVVNLERRNRDLEEKAERLQGFITNLQNENEEERTQTVSRGTQVSMGMILSRAAVPSSQAETRVPVSTDGQTMLYSSPDGPVIVSVCGQQVNSAPPSAGSSQTNKGCNITPQEAVSVSVAMRSVQDNYPYPQILNVCSVISSESQSVFHHAPQQFSSKDSFVLPEHRFMDSRSGHRSGCNGNETTHMRATNVHMPKPGAALNLSSNTSGTGRQQRLVSSYTPFLANQKEAQSVHRIATVHPQQIFPAPETTLHTVSQQNTPMTQIQQNALLPTNQGEAKADPARPDSFSKSRDIRSVASLAPQGQQAVADAKNDHPKGCDKRLKNIPSAKCPPSGYRIREFHELLPHSYPNVRRYHWEETPFYRATSCLRGETAQASRQQTSQIERPLRECVCCPPDTSQQNTRQGQANVFQPHVQQQERPDLPRVNAQRVGTNAHFSLQPQSLQQGLPTTSPSNNSQLSRFLGPTAEGLARPSHLSSANTIPVAPLSAQNGLPIQLQEAPNGSSQTYSRSLPTHPEKHLHSNHPRFPFHRQEHAMLSGGPHTEAYWQVRGNEKQLYHGANMQIVPGGGDGNLRNYYLHSQRQQPQQQNVAQLHLQQQHLHQKEHETQQLQQHHQQQQGRQQQQLTLEQLQQQQQQQQQRFLINLQWRQQQHQPQHRPQQAVEQRHCYHQKQPHRQQQQHQLIKRREQQWQQQQPQSSQQQVRVNRYQLQHEEQKQQQQQQQQQQQQQQQQQPPSWLVHYQQRAEYLQPPTSSYQVAQTRVCSQPPPTTKSQWPQGFHLFVPPAPSQETSIPRESFCSTSSNGSAVVQVGSQASLTQIKHARMGSDLSWQGARDITGIQNGNGINIGRNQSNLANPLQTSHQQVGVSGKNFTEFSANAPHTLQTVVCQAGNISSQPPPDDTTCGSITTTPYANIPCSSSVGSTLKASTVYSVSGPSRPSSSLDETNSRPIVSSVCRERQENRTFVMPTSRSGGSVPAKTSPLESEGEVDLSINSRVTKKDIMLNRPIFQSIEDTPPPLPAESERKSPFTDINSTGHSETKPVADEGKELFETCSVEPSKETEPCSVTQKELQTDLDTPGRQPNREGKPSQSEMLQAPCLIKPILTVQESDNGIVLSWDLQNRENESKVKKYELFAMSSSTETTSSNCWDLLGLVDALDLPMACTLNQFLPGASYSFTVRALTLDDRCGMFSDPCSVTFNGSLLTVTEKK from the exons ATGGAGTCAACGGATCAGGAAATTCCCTTTAAGAAAAG AAAAATTTCGTCATCTTCCACAGCAGATTCTG GTGCAACAAATACAGAGATAACATCAAGTGACGTCACTTTTGTCCAACTGGATTCTTGCATTTTAGACAGAATTAAACAAGAACCGATCGACTGCGATGAAGAACCAAATCTTTCACCCGTCTTTTTTCAGCAGCAAGTTGATGAAAATTCCATTTCGGAAATGCCTTGTAAACATGCAACGAACGAGGCGCACGTCGTGAAAGTAACAAAACAAGGCGATACTGGGATCGCCAGTCAAGCCACAGCTAACGAGTTACTGAGTAAAGAACCTCAAGTTGAAAGTGGTCAAGATAACATAAATCAAACACTCAACTGCTCTAGCGACAAACCATCTGAGGTAGCTGTTACAGGTGTGCGTAGAAGTTCACGTCAACGTTTTCCAGCAAGGAGACTGTCAACTGGTCGCGAAAAGACAGAACCCAACAACCAGCAAAAACAGAGTATAACTGCACGCATGCATCCAGGGAGTATCTCAGTAAAGAACGCTTCTTACCATGGGGCAAGCAACAGCACTAATTCACGCTCGCTTCGCCCATCCACTGACAAACACGAAAAGGCTGTACGAAAAACTCATGAGAGTCAAACCTCTTCAGTTCAAATTATTTCAGAGAGGATGCAGGCATTTAGAGACGTGGATAGGCAAGGTTCAAGCAATGCTAACGCACAGGATTTGCCAGACTTGGCACCGAAGAGAAAGGATATTGAAGACACGAGAACTCGATTAGTGATACGAGACTCAAATGATGTGTTCAGACGACGATTTCGAAAG GCATTGAAGGACTTGGTGGCAAAGCGGATGTTAAAGTTTCAACAGACATCTATGTACAACGAAACTGtgtcagctttaaaaaaaaaggtggtaAATCTCGAAAGAAGAAATAGAGATTTGGAGGAAAAGGCTGAAAGACTGCAGGGGTTTATAACGAATCTTCAAAACGAG AACGAGGAAGAAAGAACGCAGACTGTATCCCGAGGAACTCAAGTCTCAATGGGAATG ATACTCAGTCGGGCTGCGGTTCCAAGTAGCCAGGCAGAGACACGTGTTCCAGTTTCCACAGACGGACAGACTATGCTGTACAGTTCCCCGGATGGACCAGTGATTGTCAGTGTCTGTGGACAACAGGTAAACAGTGCACCGCCGAGTGCTGGGTCTTCTCAAACCAATAAAGGGTGCAATATCACTCCTCAAGAGGCAGTATCAGTATCCGTTGCAATGCGTTCAGTTCAGGACAATTACCCATACCCTCAAATCCTGAATGTCTGCTCTGTTATAAGCTCTGAGTCACAGTCGGTTTTTCATCATGCACCTCAACAATTTTCTAGTAAGGATTCGTTTGTCCTTCCGGAACATCGGTTTATGGATAGTAGGTCAGGCCATAGGTCAGGCTGTAATGGAAACGAGACCACTCATATGAGAGCTACGAATGTCCACATGCCCAAACCCGGAGCCGCGTTAAATTTGTCTTCGAATACTTCTGGGACAGGAAGACAACAGAGGCTTGTTTCAAGTTACACACCTTTTCTTGCAAATCAAAAAGAGGCTCAGTCAGTTCATCGCATCGCCACTGTTCACCCTCAGCAAATATTTCCTGCCCCAGAGACTACACTACATACTGTTTCCCAGCAAAACACCCCCATGACACAAATTCAACAAAATGCGCTGCTGCCTACTAATCAGGGGGAAGCAAAAGCTGATCCAGCACGGCCTGATTCATTCAGTAAAAGCCGAGATATTAGAAGTGTCGCAAGCCTTGCTCCTCAAGGCCAGCAAGCTGTGGCCGATGCAAAGAACGATCATCCTAAAGGATGCGACAAACGGCTGAAGAACATCCCATCTGCAAAGTGTCCTCCTTCTGGTTATCGTATTAGAGAATTTCACGAACTTCTTCCGCATTCGTACCCTAATGTAAGACGCTATCATTGGGAAGAAACGCCTTTTTATAGAGCTACATCCTGTTTACGTGGGGAAACTGCTCAAGCTAGCAGGCAACAGACCAGTCAGATCGAAAGGCCATTGCGTGAATGCGTTTGTTGCCCTCCAGATACCAGTCAGCAAAACACAAGACAAGGGCAAGCTAACGTATTTCAACCGCATGTGCAACAACAGGAAAGGCCAGATTTACCTAGGGTAAATGCGCAAAGAGTTGGGACAAACGCACATTTTTCTCTCCAGCCTCAATCATTGCAGCAAGGACTACCAACCACATCCCCTTCAAACAATTCTCAGCTCAGTCGTTTTTTAGGACCAACTGCTGAAGGTTTGGCTAGACCAAGCCACCTTTCTTCTGCCAACACCATACCGGTTGCTCCGTTAAGTGCCCAGAATGGGCTACCGATTCAGTTACAAGAAGCACCAAACGGGTCGTCTCAAACATACTCGCGTTCACTGCCAACGCATCCGGAAAAGCATCTTCACTCAAATCATCCGCGGTTCCCGTTTCATCGACAGGAACATGCAATGCTATCTGGTGGTCCACATACGGAGGCTTATTGGCAGGTAAGAGGGAACGAAAAACAACTATATCATGGTGCCAACATGCAGATAGTGCCTGGAGGAGGTGATGGTAATTTAAGAAATTATTACTTACACAGCCAACGACAGCAACCACAGCAGCAAAACGTGGCACAGTTacatttacaacaacaacacctACATCAAAAAGAACACGAGACACAGCAGTTACAGCAAcaccatcaacaacaacaaggacgacaacagcaacaacttaCCTTAGAACaactgcaacaacaacaacaacaacaacaacaacgttttTTGATAAATCTACAATGGCGACAACAGCAACATCAACCCCAACATCGACCACAACAAGCAGTTGAACAACGCCACTGCTACCACCAAAAACAGCCACATCGACAGCAGCAACAACACCAGCTAATAAAACGGCGAGAGCAACAgtggcaacaacaacaaccacaaagTTCTCAGCAGCAGGTACGAGTAAATCGCTATCAACTTCAGCATGAGGAACaaaagcagcagcagcagcagcagcagcagcaacaacaacaacaacaacagcaacagccaCCTTCATGGTTGGTGCATTACCAGCAGAGAGCAGAATATCTACAACCCCCAACCTCTTCTTATCAGGTGGCACAAACCAGAGTATGCTCTCAGCCACCGCCAACTACCAAATCACAATGGCCGCAGGGTTTTCATTTATTCGTACCCCCTGCACCTTCTCAAGAAACGTCCATTCCTAGGGAGTCATTTTGCTCTACAAGTAGTAATGGATCAGCAGTGGTTCAAGTTGGCTCTCAAGCATCATTGACGCAAATAAAACATGCCCGTATGGGATCGGATTTGTCTTGGCAAGGAGCAAGAGATATAACTGGTATCCAGAATGGAAATGGCATAAATATTGGACGAAACCAGAGCAACTTGGCGAATCCACTTCAAACATCGCACCAGCAGGTCGGGGTTTCTGGCAAAAACTTTACCGAGTTTTCAGCAAATGCACCACACACTTTGCAGACGGTGGTTTGTCAAGCAGGAAACATCAGCAGTCAACCCCCGCCTGACGATACCACGTGTGGAAGCATTACAACAACACCTTATGCAAATATTCCGTGTAGTTCATCCGTGGGCTCGACGTTAAAGGCATCTACCGTATATTCTGTGAGCGGTCCTTCAAGGCCTTCATCTTCACTGGATGAAACAAATAGTCGGCCTATTGTCAGCTCTGTATGTCGTGAACGGCAGGAAAATCGTACTTTTGTCATGCCCACATCCCGTTCAGGTGGATCGGTACCAGCCAAAACGTCACCGTTAGAAAGTGAGGGGGAAGTTGATTTGTCAATTAACAGTAGAGTGACTAAGAAAGACATTATGTTGAATAGACCTATTTTTCAGAGTATTGAAGACACCCCTCCACCTTTACCTGCAGAATCCGAGCGAAAAAGTCCATTTACTGACATAAACAGTACGGGCCATTCAGAAACCAAACCCGTCGCAGATGAAGGGAAAGAACTCTTTGAAACATGCTCTGTTGAACCAAGCAAAGAGACTGAGCCATGTTCTGTTACGCAAAAAGAGCTTCAGACAGATCTCGATACACCTGGGCGACAACCAAACCGAGAGGGTAAACCCTCTCAGTCCGAAATGCTGCAGGCACCTTGTTTGATTAAGCCTATTCTTACTGTCCAGGAAAGTGATAACGGTATCGTTTTATCGTGGGATTTACAAAATAGAGAAAATGAATCCAAGGTGAAAAAGTATGAGTTGTTTGCCATGTCATCCTCTACTGAAACTACTTCGTCGAACTGCTGGGACCTCCTTGGTCTTGTAGACGCTCTTGATCTTCCAATGGCGTGTACCTTAAATCAGTTTTTGCCCGGCGCTTCTTATTCCTTTACCGTTCGTGCTCTTACATTAGATGATCGCTGTGGAATGTTTAGTGATCCTTGTTCGGTTACATTTAATGGATCACTACTGACAGTGACTGAGAAAAAGTAG